The genome window ACCGTTGGGATTCCTTCTGTAAGTGTCTGTACCATACGGCTCTGCTGGGAAGGTGTTGCCTCTGTAAGGTTTGCCTCCGTAGTCTTGCGGGTCAAAGTATTCATACTCGATATCCGAGTCATACCCATCCCGTCGAGACGAAGGAGCCCAACTGTCTGCTCTCCTCCTACCGTCACCCATTGACTGTTGCCGTAAGCGCCTTTGCACTCGCTTCTCATGACGACGAGCCTTCTCTTGTTGGAAATTTTTGCACTCATGTGTCAACTCTTTGGCTTCCTTCATCTCGGAAATGGCTCCCTTGATGCCCATAGCAGCGATACCGACTGATGCGGCGTCTTGCATGATTGCTTTGGTCCTGAGCTTTTTGGCTTCCATCTCACTCAACCGTCCTTCCTTGACTGCTTTGTGCCGTGCGTTTCTCTTTTCCATGCTAGAGTATACCTCGTGCGCTGCGTGTATAGTGGCTACTGCCGCTAAACCTGTGGTGATAATTTGCTTACCTCTCATTTTCTTCGCCcgcttctcatcctcatcagaATCCCCTAGGTctgatgacgaagaggaaTAATCGGAACgccctcctcgtcttcgctCTCGGGGCTTGCTCTTGTATGATCTATCATCATCGTAATAATCTCGATTGCTGCCATATCGACGGTCATCGTACATATCGTCCGAGTATCGGCGGGAACGGCTGCCACCGCGGTCGCTAAAGTCATCTTGGTCGCGACGGCGGTAGTCATCAGCGGCAGCAGCGCCAGCTCCAGCACCAGCTCCAAGGCCTAGTTTGGCCAAACCGTTGCGAGCTTTGTCAACAACACTACGGCTGCGACTTCGCTGACGGCGCCTGTCTGGAGATGGACTGTATGAGGCACTTCGTCCCCTACGGCTCCTGGATCGCGATCGAGAGCGATCCAGAACCTTCTTTGCACCCAGGGCACCCAGGCCAGCAGTCGCAAGAGCGGCAAGACCACTTGCGCCTCCGCTGCCACCACCCTGAGACTTGGAGCGGGCTCGCGAGCGTGAGCGGCTGCGGCCAGTCTTGCGATCCTCTTCGATATCATTTCTCGAACCACGAATTAGGCGGTTGCCGACTAAGCCACCAATCACAGACTCAGCCAGGCCCAGCTTTCCTCCCTTGTCATCAGTTGCGGTgtcgacagcagcagcacctGCAGCGGCGGTGAGAATACGCTTCGTCTTTTCACCCTTCCAGCCGCCAGGCTCCTTGGCAACACGAAAGGCCTCTGTGGCACCAGCAAGGAGGGAAGCCATGGCTGCCTTTTGAATTTTGTTGGCCCCGCTGCCACCAGCGTGAGAACGAGATCTTTCGCTGGAGGGACTACCTCCCCGGCGGCTCCTGGTATCGTCTCCGCCGCCACCGGTGAGACTCTTGACAGCAGCACCGAGACCTGTAGCTGCGATAGCGCTCTCGAGAAAGTTCTTGTgtcccttcttctcccttgGACTTTCGTCCTCATCAGAGTAGTAATCACTATAATAACCGTCGCGGCCACGTTGAAGGATCATGTTAGCCTTTTgatccttcttggcctgctgCTTGTTGTAGAATTGTGCACCCTGGTAGGCAGCCAAGGCACCGACTCCGGCAAGAGCTGCAGTGGACAGAGGATTGCGTTGAATCTCAGTGCGCTCCTCCTTAGCTTCGCGGCGATCGTACAGTTCCTTACCACCCGCCAAAAGAGCGGCACCGGCGACGGCTGCAATGATCTTCTCATTCTTAGACATGCCCTTGGGTTTGTGCTTGCGCTCGcgctcttcatcttcgtaGTAAGGGCTGGAGTGACCTCGATGGGAACGGCGGTCATAGTCGCGATCGCGAGGATCGTAGCCTCGGCGATACTCATATTCTTCCTCGTAGTAGTTTGGGCCGGCGGATCGGGCCCGGCGAATATCACGGGTACTAGGAGGGGGAAATTCTCGTCTGACCTCTTCTATCGATAGGTCGCTGTCCTCGCGACCTCGAGGAACGATCTCCCGATGAGTCTTTGAGTTAAAGGAATCTCGAGGGTCGAGATAACGGGGGTCTTCTCGACGCTCCTCTCGCACATAGCGGCGAGAGTAATCCCGATCGTACGGGTCGTAGTTTGACATGAGGATGTTGTGCGGTGTATGTCGCTGCTACGTTATGCAGTGGTGTAATAGTTGACGTTGGTTTATAGTTGAAAGTGGCTTTATAGTGATGATAAGCGATGTTGTTATAATACCGAGTTGGCGGTTTCTGTCGATGTAAAGAGGAAAAGGACGAGGATGTGGCGGGAGGGACAAGTCAAAGAAAAGCAGCAAGAGGAACCCAGCCACAACCCAGCCAAGCAAAAACAGGGTCCTTTGATGCTGCAACAAGGGGGAAGTATGGAGGAGGTATGAAGGTAGGTAGCTACGCAGTACCTTGGATTGATGAAGTGGGTTATTGTGAGTCTTGTCGACAGGTGCAGAGTGTTAATAGTGGGCAGCACTGAACCTGTTTGACGTTGGTTGAGTGGATGGGacgggatgggatgggcATCAATAGGACACGGAAGGCAGCAACAGAAACCATGCCTTCCCTGCTGACTTGCGATGGACCTTTGACGAGATTCAGAGACAGTTATGGTTAGACCATGCCGTTCAGTAGCTTAGGCTTCGTGTTAAGTTTTACTATAATGATAAGGCTGTTCTGCTTAACAAGACTCTCCTCGTAGCTTTCAACCGTACAAGCGGGGCGAAACAAACGACGTAATGAGGAGGGGTATACCTCAAGTTGGACGCACAACGCTGACGCTATTCGACAGGGGTCACGGCCTTGTAAGGCCCACTAGAAGCTCTTGGGCGCGCTGGGCGCTGGGGCAGCGGCACTTGATACCCAGCTGGTGCCCAGCTGGGCGTCCACAGCACAGCCTGGCTTCGTTCCTAGGTTCGTCTTGCGCCACAATTATCATGCAATCATTTCCACTTGGCAACGTCTCAAACGCCCGGCAACACCGAGGACGAGACAACGTATATTCGATTGAAACAGCAGCTCCGGAGATAAAATCGAAGCCGGCTCTTCTCCGCTCCTTTGCGGAAGTCAATATTAGTGTTTGACCAGGTCGATGGGCGCGCCCCGTGTCTTCATCCCTGGGTCAAGCTTGTCGATTCGACGGGACGGAGCCTCCGTAGGCATTGTTCAGAGTGAGGCTCTCTGCCAAACACTCCGACCTTGGTAATTGGCTCTCAAAACTAGGATATATCGTCCCCAGATCTCACTTCAAGCAGCAAAGATCGTCTCAATCTTTGTAAAGTGAGGCTCAGAAGTCGTTCCTCGAAGGGATACCCTAGGTTCGTGCTACCTCGGAAACCTGCATATTCGATGCGGTGCTTGTCCTCGAACCCATTTCGCCActttgatgagttgttcTTTTCTAGAAACTCTTGTCACCTTGTGAAACTTGGGCTAAAATCAACGGCTGAGCGTAAGACAAGCCGGGTGGGAGTCTAGACCAGCCAATCGCCGCTTTTCTTTCAGCCCATCCCGTGTCTCTGTTTAACTTTGACTTTTGACTTGACATGACACTTGAGACACAACATGTGACGCAACAGACGATACCAGGATGCCTGCTGATGAGAGTTCATGACCAGCTTAGCCGTGTCCTTATTGCATCAGCCACAACACATCAACTGCCAATGATGCCTGTATGTATCAGATTTATCAAAGTCCATCACCAGGTCCAGATTTCGTTGGTTGTCAAGGGCGCCCACTGTTGAAGACCTGTCTGTTACGAATGACGTCCTTATTACTGTATATGAACCGTGTTGGGCCCTGTAAACTCGACCCGATAGGCCAGGCCGTTTGAACACCACGCTTTTTGCAATTCAGCCTTATCGGCCACTGCAGATGGCTCGGCATTTGGTTAATAATATCAGATTGACCTGGCTGTGTTTCATATGTCTGTTTATGTTACCACCGACGTAGTGACAGCTCACACTGGTAGTCAACACACGAGCTCCTTTCCTGTCATTTTTGAGACACTGGATCACATTCAGGTTCAGTGACCAAGGTAAAATATGGCAAATTGATGTTAAAGCGCGAGATCTTAAGTAAACCATATAACCGATTCCGTATCAATACCCTCAACGATGAACAAAGTTAAGTCTAAAACTTATAATTTTACATGGATCAGAACCAAACCATTACACCCTTCTGTGATGGACCCAAAACTCCTGATGGTTGAAAGAAAACCCCCGTTACCATGCCACTTTTTGTATCTCCATTTCAGACTATTCGCAATACACAAATTCCGCCGGTCAAAGTGCCGTTAAAAatttctccttctcatacATCCTCGGAACGCTTGCTCTGTGCTGGCTCATCCATATCACCTGCGTGCTGagtctcttcagcttgaaCACCATAGTCAGTAGGATCGGCTTCCTcgtccatcttctccatttGATCAGGCTCGACAAGTGCATACTTGCTCTTTCTCCGGATACGAGCACCGtaccagaagaagacaaaCGGGATCAATGCCAGAAGAGTCGCAACTCCGCCGATGAGAGAACCTCCACCACCTACACCAAGAGCAGTGAACATCTGGGTCGTAAACAGAGGAGCGGCAGCACTGCCAGCCGATCGAGCAACTGTGTTGGCAGCGATGACGGAAGCTGCGTATTGGGCGTATGTGTCGGTAAGATAGTTGATTATGGCAACGTAGACGAGCATTAGAGCGGCAGAGAGGAAAGTGCCCGCAAGAGTCGGGACGATCCAAGGGACAGCGCTGTTATGTGTTGGTTACTGTTGCCTGTGTAGAGACATGGAAAGTTGAAGACTCACTTGTAATTAGCAGACCATGCGAGCCAGAACATGGTGATTGGGAACGCAACACCTCCAAACATAGCCATGAGAAGCCGATCCTCGGGCAGTAACATCTTGCCAGCCGCATCCTTGCTTCGCCTTCGCTCACTGTCAACGAAGATAACGATGGCTCCAAGAACGGCCCCAACGACCTGGCCGAGGAGAGGGAGTTGCGAAACGCCAGCATTCCAGCCCCTCATGTCTCTGAATACAATAGGGTAGATGCTGAAGAGCATGAACTGAAGAGTGAATACTATGCAAGTGTAGATAGAGCAGAGGAGAGAGATCAAGTCGAACATGAGGATCCAAGGTCGCGTGAGGGCCAGCTTATAGACATGGGCGAGTGAAGgtttatcttcttctccctccaTTATGGCCTTTTCATAGCCAGCAATTCCAGATTTCCGGGCACGCTCTGCCTTTTTCGCCAGAATAGTCGGCGCATGCGTCTCGGGGATCAAGAACATAAGAAGTACCGTCAAAGCTCCGAGCCATAGGACGGAGTACATGCCCCATCGCCAGTTCTTCTTAAGCTGAACGAAACCGGACACCACCGGCCCGAGTGATGGGCCAACCCAGGAAGCCAAGCTGAAGATTCCCGTGGCGTTTCCTCGCTCAATAGGGTCCCAGAGGTCGACCAAAACGCCCGGGGTGGTGCTTAGCGGCGCAGAGATAAAGACACCAGCCAGGAATCGTCCAACTAGTAGTGATCCAAAGTTTGTAGGGAAAGCGCAGAGAAAGCTAAAGGCCATATAGGCAAGAAAAGTGATGTAAAAGATCCACCGACGACCATAAAACTCAGAGAGAGGCGCAAAGACAAAGGGCCCTGCGCAGAAGCCGAGCAAGAACATTGTAGTGGTCAAGCTCGCAGCAACCTCTGATACTCCAAACTCTTCCATAACAGAGTCGATGCTGCCAGAAAATATGCTTGATGCAAAGTTTCCGTTCATTGCGAGAACTACTGCGATACAGGTAATAGCCCATCTTCGCTTGAGGGACCAGTTTCGCGGGTTCTCGAGATCGTCGGGCGAGAAGTCGACATAACCTTCTTCATTGAGATAAGGAGCTTCATATTTGCCGGTGCCAATATCAGGCTTGAATGTCACGTAGGAGAGGGCTCTGCCCACTTGAGCGGTCATCTTGTGGCTTTGATGCTCTTGTAGGTGGTTGGAAAGTGATGAGGTGGGAGAACGTAGCTAAAGCGATATATGTCTGAGCTGGTAACAATAGAGAGCTTGGGCACATGCTTTATTTATATGTTCTCAAACCCTACGCCTTCTTTAAGCATCATGATGAGATATTTTGGTTTCTAACATCCATTTTTCatcctcaaggagaagaatctCCACCACGGTGGCCTTGGTTGAGTTAAGTTGACGTCAAGTTCTCCAGATGAAGGTATACCGACCACAAGCACCAGGCCTTCTTCCCCAGACCAACCGGAGGTTAGCTCCGAATCTGATTTCATACTCCGGGTCGCGGCTGATTTTCCCATCTCTATTTCCCTCCGGGCCGATATTGTATCAGAGCTGAATCTCGCCCCCCTCAGCCTTTTGATTTCCCCGGACCCACAAGTAGCATATATCAGGCTCGTGAAATGACTGTAACTCGACGAGCTTTGCAGTTGAGGAGACGGGGAAAGTTTATGAACCACTCACAGTGGTCGTGTCAGGACCATACAGCAGTCCAAAGATGATTTTCCCTGGCTATGATAACGTGGGGAGGCTGAATGTTTCCAACATGGCGGTCCGAGAAAGCATTGAAATTCAACCTTGTATGTAGATCACTTATTTACCTACTAAGTCAATATCCTAGGCTGGCCCCACGTGGAATATGTCACAGCATTCGGGTTCAATGACGAATCAGGCGGCTTATATCGAGATTTAGAGCAGAATTTGGAAGCTTCCCTGCATGAGGACGCATTTTGGTGGCCACAAGTGAAGATTCTTCAGCCATCACTTACACGAACAGGGGGAAGAAACTGTCTCATCGTACGTTTAGGTTGCTCACTGTCAATACATTGGATGGTAATTTGTTTTCATTTTTCCCCCTCTCCCCTGATCAGCTGTGGTCGGAGATTTCATTCCGCGCATGGCCAAGTATCCATGGAAGTCTTCTTTGTTGCTTGTCAATTAATGCAATGTCTTTGCCTTAGCTCAGTATCTAAAGTAAGGTACTTGCTTACACAATTTTCGCTTTCGATGTGCTGCATCCCCGCAAACTCATCCCGCAACAAGCTATAGGTAACTAAACAGCAAGACTTGCTGTCGCTGCCCCATTCGCCGCTAACGAAGCTGTCATGTTTAAATTTTCCAGCGACGCTTGACGTAATGCTGCTAGGCAATCTGCAGGTCTTGTTCAGCCATTTCCACTTTAGGTATTTTCTGGGGACCCAAGCTCCGGCTTTGACATTTCTGCAAGGCACCGCTGCCGTGTTGTTGATGCCCGGTTGATCCATCGGCCGGTGTGTCCTGACGATAGCTTCATTCATTTTCTCCAATCACGATATTATGCGTCTCCCTCCGCTCGCCTTGGCCCTAACTCGCCCCAATCTCGGTCACCAGGCCGGGGTTCCATCATGCGGCTCATCCTTAAAAAGGTCTCGGTTTGTGAgatcttccccagacttcaCGATGGCCTCACCTCGCTGACAATGAATGGTAGTTTTGCTTCATCTCGATATCTTCCATGTAGTGCTTCCGGATACGGCAAGGAGATCAGCACACCATGACTCACCGGACCAGAATCTCCGTGTGGACAACGACAGGGACTCCCCATAGTAACAAGGCTCTGCTCCACCTTGTAGAATCATCATGCCAAGTCGATCATGCCCTGGTCCTAAACAACATATGTCTTGTGACACACATCAGTCAACTGTATAGATTCTTCATGTCCTTCGCTCGCGCCATCAGTTTCAGATGAATTCCCTTTGCGAAGCATACGCCTGGCTTTATGTCCAAGCAAAGATTCAACGTGGCGGAACAGAACACCGTCATTTCCAGGCCCAGCAGGATGTCATCTGGGCATGTGCCCCTGAACAATATCAGACCAGCTTGGCGAGGTAGTCAATCGTGGAATCTTTGATATCATATCCTCCTCATGACAAAAGTGCCCAATATGAGCCATGTGCAATTTAGCTACCCTAAAGTTTAATAGATAACCCCTCAACCCCGCCAACATGATGAACTATCTTGTCATGACAACCAATACGTTCCTTGTGAATAAATGAAAGGACAAGGACAGAGAAAATGTCCCTGTTCATGCAGTCAGAACTCGCACACATTGCAATAAGCCATTGCGCTTCTTACAGCAGATAGTATTTTCCCACTGCCCCAACCCTATTGTAAGCCCATGGAAGCTCGCCAATGACCTACCATGCATTAGCATTTGTGAGTACTACTGATATAGATCGTGATAACCATCCACCTACAACGGGCAGCAGTAGTACAACAGCATCCAGTAGATTTCAAGACAAGCAGAGGCCTGATGTTTCTCGACATgattttttctttcttgaaTAATGAAACTATTGTACAACTTTTGAAACTAGAATAAAAAACTCCGTATTTTTAGCAAAGCTTGGAGAGTCCCCTCTAACATCAGAATCCATGAGTAAAATCAGAACCAAGTCCAAATCGAAATCATCCTTGAACCCCTTTCATATGCAGTcgagaaaaaaaaaagatgcTGCAGTTCAGCTAAATGTCACCGTACGCCCATATGCTTTTCCACCCATGCCTTTTTCTTTCATCCGGTATGACGATAATCCTTTTAATATGCCGTCGTAATCGACCACCCCGTGAACATCCAGCGTAGCGGGTATAGCAATCATCCAGCGACACTTGCCGCTCGCCTCTGTGACCTGTCACTACAACTGCCCAGCACCAGCCGCACTCCCTCGCATGTAACGCTGAGGTTCTGGCGCACACCTTTCCAACTTGTAGCGTGCCTTCGCATTTCACAAAACCATCCTTGGAATACGCCCCAACAGAAACCAATACATCAGGCTATTAAGCCAACCTTCATTCCGAATTTTCCTCTCCAATGGTTACTGGCTTTTCATTATAGCCTCGTACACCAGGGTATCGAATATCTGTAGCTCGTGTACGTCGTTCTCTTCCTTCGAGCAATTCTGATAGGAGGAGACCTTAGGTATAGACCTCTTGTCGCCCCATGGTGCACTTATAGCACTATAACGTACAACGCAAGTTACTATCAAGAACTCGCCAACCACCCGTTTGCTGTCTGGCCCAGAACAGTGGAGTGCTATATGTGAACCATTGAGGCATCCATACAGCCTGTTTCACTAAAGACCTATGAACAAGCGAGATCACAATCGTAACACGCTTTAGTTCATGGTGAATATGAAGCCAGCTCCGGGCCACAGCATGAAATTCGTAAACACTTATAAATCTGGGACACATCATTCGTATCGACCCAGACCGGggaaggaaaaaaaaaagaaacaacTCTCTCATATACGCCACTTTTCAAGCATGAAAATGATAGAGGTCTAACATCTCCGCCACAGCCAGTACTCCATTTCccggggggggggggggctACGATTGGGTTGTGTAAGCCTCCTCAATATGCACACCGTTGGTAAGCGGTGCAGTTTGTTCAGCATGACCATTGGTCAAAGCTTCAACGCTGGTGACTTGGACCTCACCCTGAGGGCCAACAAGGGGAATTGTCCCAGAAGGTGAGAAGTCGGGAACAGCCGCAGAAAGCTGGGTGTTGCCATTTGGAACAACCCCATTTGCGTCATGTGGTGCGAATTGTTGGAGAGCAGGGCCATGAGGATAAGCATGTGCACCATATGGCATAGCAGCTATGTCGTCAAATTGACCGCCAGGGAAATGGTAGTGTCTGTTCTTGAAAGTGACGCTTGCAGGGCCAGCATTGCGGGCCAGTTCATCTCGATTTTCCATAGAATAAACGAAATGCTCCCAATTATGTCGCCGACGTAGTCGCTCACACTCATCGTCGCCAACCACGTAGTCGACTTCAGTCGAATCCTCACAAGCAGCACGGATGATGTTCATGTCCACAGTCAGCTGCTTGATGCGCGAGAACGCACTAATGAAGTGGAGAGGGACGAATCCCTGGGAATCCATGCGCTGTCGAAGGTATTCGTCTTTGCAAAGGTTCTCGATGGAGAAATAATATTCGATTTGAGTCTTGATCGTGAGTACGAGCAAGTTATCAAATGGAAGGGAGTGGAAAGGAACTGCACCAATAGGCGCTGCCATGGAGTAATCGTAAGGCGAATATTGAGCTTGCACAATAGGCATACGAGATCCGCCATTTGGCACTGATACACGATGGAAGTTGTTAGCACCATTGCGACCACGGCCtcgctgagaaggaggcgTAAACATGCCACCATGACCACCCTGTCGCAAGGGGGGACTGTAACCCTGAGATCTGGCAGCGTTGGCGCCTTGGCCATGGAACCCGGATGCAGAAATAGCATGCTGAGATTGTGAATGGGCGTGATGGGCACCTCGTCCTCGATAATTGCCTCGACCTTTCTCACTGCGGTTATCATGCCGGTCTCGAGTTTGAGAAATCTCCTATTCCCAAAGCAATCAGTATACGTCTCACACAATAAATGCACTTGCGCAATCTCAAGATAGCTGTGCTCTACAGGGGCATCGTATTACTCACCGAAGACTGGGCAGGCGTATCTTTGGCCTTCTCAGAGCCAGTGCTGGCAGGAGTCTTTTTCTGGCCGTTAACACCATCCGCTGCTCCGCGTTTAACGGCTGCCAGTTGCGATGCGGcattgttggtgttgtcTTTGGGCTTAGTGTCGTTGGTCTTATTGGCAGGCGCGGTAGAAGCGGTTTTGTCCGCTACACCGTTGGCCGTGCCTCGAGGAGCGGCATCTCGGTTACCACGAGCACCACCCCGTGGCTTAGAGCTACGCATTTGAGGAAGCTGGGTTTCGAAGCTGACTGTGGGGACATAGTCCATAGCCACCCATTTCTGTCGGGGCTTTGACGCgctgccatcttcttgactGTCCTTGTCAGAGCGGTCTGACTTCTCGGGTGTCTTGTCTgcgaccttcttcttgctaTCCTCCTTAATAGCCGTGATTGCAGTTTCAGGAGTTGGCCATGCTGTAGAATCCTCGACGGATGGAGGAACCTCGttcttgccatccttctcATGTATCCGCGACCCCCGGGGGCCATTGCGCTCCGACCGCACAGTACTGGCCGGCTTTTGCTGAGTCTTGATACCGTTCGTATATGGTGTTGTAGTAGATTCCTCAGTCTTCCTCTCATCCCTCTGAGATGAAGTGCCATTCACTGTAGCTTCCGCAGGTGTGGGAGCAGGTTTGACAGACTTGGCCTGCTGTGCCTCCTTTCGCTTGTGCCAGATGTTGACGCTGGGGATAGGTGCTTCTGAGAGCTCGACCTTGGGGGCCTCAGGGGCCGCCTCCTGCTCCTTTTCTGTCGTCTGATCACTGGGTTGCTTCTCAGAAGTCTTACCCTTCTTATTTCGCCTAGCCTTTCGGGAGTCCTGCTCGTCTACAGACCGGGCAGTAGTGCTTGATGACCCCGGTGTCTTCTCGTTCCGTCGCCACGGGCGCTCTAGCCTACCAGAATCATCCTCGCGCCTCGAGTCTGTTCGTCTGCTTTGTGTCGACTCGGAGCGGGTATCGCTCTCGGATCCGGGAACACTCTCGTGGCCTTGCTTTTCAGAGAAGGCAGCGCGGTGCTCCGTGGTCTCAGGAGCTTCAGAGTTGGCCTGCTCAGTAGCAGTAGCAGTCGACTTCACGTCGGTTGCAGGAGCCGgaacatcatcatcggcaatGGAAGCTTGCGCGTCCTGGgaaggagcagcagcatcgGCGACAGCTGTAGGATTTGAAGCAGGGGTAGTGCCTTGACCCTTCGCAGCTTGTGCGTAGGAAAAAGTTGATTGAGTGGCCATTTCGTTGGACTCAACGATGGCTGATGGACTCATTTCAGGTTGAGCCTCGTAGGACAGGCTTGCCGTCTTAAACTGGTAGGAAATTCTGAGCTGAAGGTGCCGAAATCACCTTGGTCGCAGTAGAAGGGGAAATCAATGTATTGCTCAGGGATCGAAAACCCCAGGATGTCTCTCAACCCCTTCCACGCAAGGAGAGAGGCAAAGCACCTACGTGCGATACAGTGACTATCTGTGGACCTCTAAATAATGAGGGCGCGGGGATATAAGATTCTCGGACAACGAGTCGAAATTCGGGGGTGCGTATCGAGTACGAGGATATAAAACTGAGAGTCAGGTGTCCGTTGAGCCGAGGTCCTCAGGCCAAAATGGACATCCAGGAAATCGGTTGGATTGTGGGCGAATGCTGGGCTTGAGCCGTGACTGATGTTTCTGATGGAAAGAGGGAAAGATTCTACAATGTCGTAGAGGCGTTTATTGAGACGAAAAATGGCAGCCTAGAGCAGTAGGCGACTAACTTTCGACGAAGGGAGGTAACAAGGGGGGGGGAAAGTAAGGTTGGTGTGAACAGTAGATAATTTCGAGGCAGTAAACCCAAAAATGCTTATGCTACTGTCCTGCTTTGCCTGCTCTCGTAAATAGGAAACAAGAGCGTGTTGGACGAGAAAGACGTGTCGATTGAATGAACTCGTAGCCTAGAatcagaaccagaaccagaatcAGAACCGAGGCCGGTGAATTTGCTTGTTACGTTGCTTCGTCACGAGGGTATCGGGAGAAAACGCAGAAGGCCAGGCGGCGGGGTGGTTATGATTGATGGATGTAGAAATGATTCCAGAGGATAGGTAGGGAAGAAGGACGAGGGAGGAGGGGGGAAGGATGAGGTAAAGAGAGGTAGTATTCGTAAACCAATACAAACTGATCCTCAGCGGCAACTCTTTTCTAAATTGAGTAGGCGAGAGAAGTTGTGGTTTATAGAGAGGGCACACGGATCCCAGGG of Fusarium oxysporum Fo47 chromosome I, complete sequence contains these proteins:
- a CDS encoding major facilitator superfamily domain-containing protein, coding for MTAQVGRALSYVTFKPDIGTGKYEAPYLNEEGYVDFSPDDLENPRNWSLKRRWAITCIAVVLAMNGNFASSIFSGSIDSVMEEFGVSEVAASLTTTMFLLGFCAGPFVFAPLSEFYGRRWIFYITFLAYMAFSFLCAFPTNFGSLLVGRFLAGVFISAPLSTTPGVLVDLWDPIERGNATGIFSLASWVGPSLGPVVSGFVQLKKNWRWGMYSVLWLGALTVLLMFLIPETHAPTILAKKAERARKSGIAGYEKAIMEGEEDKPSLAHVYKLALTRPWILMFDLISLLCSIYTCIVFTLQFMLFSIYPIVFRDMRGWNAGVSQLPLLGQVVGAVLGAIVIFVDSERRRSKDAAGKMLLPEDRLLMAMFGGVAFPITMFWLAWSANYNAVPWIVPTLAGTFLSAALMLVYVAIINYLTDTYAQYAASVIAANTVARSAGSAAAPLFTTQMFTALGVGGGGSLIGGVATLLALIPFVFFWYGARIRRKSKYALVEPDQMEKMDEEADPTDYGVQAEETQHAGDMDEPAQSKRSEDV